The following are encoded together in the Flavobacterium sp. TR2 genome:
- a CDS encoding bifunctional aldolase/short-chain dehydrogenase produces MSNTNTINNMNFKHVSYLWDEAKAAALAGDEVALFIYRSNLLGADLRLTNYGGGNTSVKITDKDPLTGESSEVMWIKGSGGDIGTLTKSGCAALYLDRLRNLENVYRGIEFEDEMVELFNHCIFDLASKAPSIDTPLHGFLPFKHIDHLHPDAAIAIAAAKDGKKITEELFNGEIGWVGWQRPGFDLGLQLRACLETAAKNGKQLRGIMLGSHGLFTWGDTAFDSYINTLEVIEKCASYLEDNYGKKRPVFGGQKIESLSEADRKLKAAKVAPILRGFCSSERQMIGHYTDDARVLEFINSNDLAKLAPLGTSCPDHFLRTKISPLVLELDPNEDLSDIEAVKAKLAPAFEAYRAMYKDYYNACKKSNSPAMRDPNPVVILYPGVGMFTFAKDKTMARLASEYYINAVNVMKGAEAVSEYTSLPHQEAFDIEYWLLEEAKLQRMPKPKALSGRVALITGSAGGIGKAIAKKFAQEGACVVINDINEERLEGATAEFIKAFGKDAVSSTLLNVTDETSTEKALDEACLAFGGVDIVVNNAGISISKSIAEHTLEEWDRLYDILVKGQFIVSKAGIEVMRKQGFGGDIVNIVSKNAVVAGPNNPGYGSAKAAQAHLTRLMAAELGADKIRVNTVNPDAVISDSNIWSGGWAEGRAKAYGITVEELPAYYAKRTLLNEIILPDDIANACFAFVGGFLNKSTGNALNVDGGVAMGFYR; encoded by the coding sequence ATGTCGAATACAAACACAATTAATAATATGAATTTTAAGCATGTAAGCTACCTTTGGGATGAGGCTAAGGCAGCAGCATTAGCAGGTGATGAAGTAGCGCTTTTTATTTATCGTTCTAACTTGCTAGGGGCTGATTTAAGATTGACCAACTACGGAGGCGGAAATACTTCTGTAAAAATTACAGACAAAGATCCTCTTACTGGAGAATCTTCTGAAGTAATGTGGATTAAGGGTTCGGGCGGTGATATTGGAACATTGACAAAATCTGGTTGTGCGGCTTTGTATTTGGACAGACTTCGTAACCTTGAAAATGTTTACAGAGGTATTGAGTTTGAAGATGAAATGGTAGAATTATTCAACCACTGTATTTTCGATTTAGCGTCAAAAGCGCCTTCAATAGATACGCCTTTGCATGGTTTTCTTCCATTCAAACATATCGATCACTTGCATCCAGATGCGGCAATTGCTATCGCTGCTGCGAAAGATGGAAAGAAAATAACAGAAGAATTATTTAACGGAGAAATTGGCTGGGTAGGCTGGCAGCGTCCAGGTTTTGATCTTGGTCTTCAATTAAGAGCCTGTTTAGAAACAGCAGCAAAAAACGGTAAACAATTGCGCGGAATCATGTTAGGTTCTCATGGTTTATTTACTTGGGGAGATACTGCGTTTGACAGTTATATCAATACGCTGGAAGTAATCGAGAAATGCGCTTCTTACTTAGAAGATAATTACGGAAAAAAGCGTCCGGTTTTTGGAGGGCAGAAAATTGAAAGTCTTTCTGAAGCAGACCGTAAATTGAAAGCGGCAAAAGTAGCTCCGATTTTAAGAGGCTTCTGTTCGTCAGAGCGTCAGATGATTGGACATTATACAGACGATGCAAGAGTTTTAGAGTTCATTAATTCTAATGATTTAGCAAAATTAGCCCCACTGGGAACATCTTGTCCAGACCACTTTTTAAGAACTAAAATCAGTCCATTGGTTTTAGAACTGGATCCAAATGAAGATTTGTCTGACATTGAAGCGGTTAAAGCAAAATTGGCTCCTGCTTTTGAGGCTTACCGCGCCATGTACAAAGACTATTACAATGCTTGCAAGAAATCAAATTCGCCAGCAATGCGTGACCCAAATCCAGTTGTTATTTTGTATCCTGGAGTAGGTATGTTCACCTTTGCTAAAGACAAAACAATGGCGCGTTTGGCATCTGAATATTACATCAATGCAGTAAACGTAATGAAAGGTGCTGAAGCAGTTTCAGAATATACTTCATTGCCGCACCAAGAAGCTTTTGATATCGAATATTGGTTGTTGGAAGAAGCAAAATTACAGCGTATGCCAAAACCAAAAGCATTATCTGGAAGAGTAGCTTTAATCACCGGTTCTGCGGGCGGAATTGGTAAAGCTATTGCTAAAAAATTCGCTCAAGAAGGTGCTTGCGTGGTAATCAATGATATTAACGAAGAACGTTTAGAAGGAGCAACTGCTGAGTTTATTAAAGCTTTCGGTAAAGATGCAGTTTCAAGCACTTTATTGAATGTTACTGACGAAACAAGTACAGAAAAAGCATTGGATGAAGCTTGTTTAGCTTTTGGAGGTGTTGACATTGTAGTGAATAATGCTGGAATCAGTATTTCAAAATCTATCGCAGAACATACTCTTGAAGAGTGGGATAGATTATATGACATCTTGGTAAAAGGACAATTTATTGTTTCTAAAGCTGGAATCGAAGTAATGCGTAAACAAGGTTTTGGAGGAGATATCGTAAATATCGTTTCTAAAAACGCTGTTGTCGCTGGTCCGAATAACCCAGGTTATGGTTCGGCAAAAGCTGCTCAAGCGCACTTAACACGCTTAATGGCCGCAGAACTTGGAGCCGATAAAATTCGTGTAAATACAGTAAATCCTGATGCTGTAATTTCAGATTCAAACATTTGGTCTGGTGGATGGGCAGAAGGTCGTGCAAAAGCATACGGAATTACAGTTGAAGAACTTCCGGCTTACTATGCAAAACGTACGCTATTAAATGAAATCATATTGCCTGATGATATCGCAAATGCTTGTTTTGCGTTTGTTGGAGGTTTCTTGAATAAATCTACAGGAAACGCCTTAAACGTAGACGGCGGCGTTGCAATGGGCTTTTATAGATAA
- the rhaT gene encoding L-rhamnose/proton symporter RhaT has protein sequence MESLLGIIFHSIGGFSSGSFYMPFKKVKDWAWESYWLVGGFFSWLIVPPIAAYLTIPNFGEIIAAASPSIKAFTFSMGLIWGIGGLTYGLGVRYLGMSLGNSITLGFCSAFGALVPSIYYDLYPTEGKISFSHMLANPGGQLVLLGVAVCLLGIAISGKAGMLKEKDFATGHEDKDKDFSLVKGLTVAVISGILSSFFNYGIEAGKPMAEQAVINGCNPLFQNNVTYIVLLWGGLTTNFIWCIYLNFKNKTIGDYANKSTPIAKNVLFSALAGTMWFLQFFFYGMGESKLGNGASSWILHMATIILTANFWGFYLKEWTGVSKKTFRTFIWGIGLIMLSIVLVGIGNSL, from the coding sequence ATGGAATCATTATTAGGAATCATTTTTCACTCAATCGGAGGATTTTCTTCGGGTAGTTTTTATATGCCTTTTAAAAAAGTGAAGGACTGGGCTTGGGAAAGCTATTGGCTTGTGGGAGGATTTTTCTCTTGGCTGATTGTTCCTCCTATTGCAGCTTATTTAACGATTCCAAATTTTGGCGAAATTATCGCTGCAGCTTCTCCATCAATCAAAGCCTTTACTTTTTCGATGGGCTTAATCTGGGGAATTGGCGGTTTAACTTATGGTCTAGGCGTTCGCTATTTAGGAATGTCTTTAGGAAACTCTATTACATTAGGATTTTGTTCTGCATTTGGAGCTTTGGTTCCGTCAATATATTACGATTTGTATCCAACAGAAGGAAAAATTTCATTTTCTCATATGCTTGCTAATCCTGGCGGACAGCTGGTTTTATTGGGAGTTGCCGTTTGCCTTTTAGGAATTGCTATTTCTGGAAAAGCAGGGATGCTTAAAGAAAAAGATTTTGCAACAGGGCATGAAGATAAGGATAAAGATTTCAGTTTGGTAAAAGGGCTTACCGTGGCGGTTATTTCGGGAATTTTAAGTTCATTCTTTAATTACGGAATCGAAGCTGGAAAACCTATGGCAGAGCAAGCCGTAATTAACGGATGCAATCCTTTATTTCAAAACAATGTAACCTATATCGTTTTGCTTTGGGGAGGACTTACAACAAACTTTATCTGGTGCATCTATTTGAATTTTAAAAATAAAACAATTGGTGATTACGCCAATAAATCGACTCCCATAGCCAAAAATGTTTTGTTTTCTGCACTTGCCGGAACAATGTGGTTTTTGCAGTTTTTCTTCTACGGAATGGGAGAAAGCAAATTAGGAAACGGCGCCAGCTCATGGATTCTGCATATGGCAACAATTATCCTGACAGCAAATTTCTGGGGATTTTATTTGAAAGAATGGACGGGAGTTTCTAAAAAAACATTTAGAACTTTCATTTGGGGAATCGGGCTTATTATGCTTTCGATTGTTTTGGTAGGAATTGGTAACTCATTATAA
- a CDS encoding GntR family transcriptional regulator, producing MIKLIKIDEDSRVPKYKQIVDSILQNIANGNLKINQKIPSINSFSEEFYMSRDTVEKAYNILKERKIISSIRGKGYYITRTKLESKVNILFLTNKLSSYKMKTYSSFIDTLGANAHVDLQIYHCDETLFLNILDKFEGAYDYYVITTHFKTDELKHLSFTDDVVSAIKKIPQEKLVVLDNIKLGTGDDVIKIYQDFENDIYNALKEGLSKITKYKRLILVYPDKAVYPYPRRILHGFRKFCVEHEINFEILSEVYDDMILKKGDLFITIEESDLVNLMKQIRDEEFVLGKEIGVISYNDTPLKELLGITVMSTDFNVMGETAARMILNKEKGQVKVPFNFIDRNSI from the coding sequence ATGATTAAACTTATTAAAATAGATGAAGATTCTCGAGTTCCTAAATACAAACAGATTGTTGACTCTATTCTTCAGAACATCGCTAATGGAAATTTAAAAATCAATCAAAAAATTCCTTCTATCAATAGTTTCAGCGAAGAATTTTATATGTCTCGCGATACTGTTGAGAAAGCTTATAATATTTTAAAAGAAAGAAAAATCATTTCTTCCATTAGAGGAAAAGGCTACTATATTACCCGAACTAAATTGGAGTCGAAAGTCAATATTTTGTTTTTGACGAATAAGTTGAGTTCGTACAAAATGAAAACCTACAGTTCGTTTATCGATACTTTGGGCGCCAATGCACACGTTGACCTGCAAATTTACCACTGCGACGAAACGCTGTTTTTGAATATCTTAGATAAGTTTGAAGGCGCATACGACTATTATGTCATCACGACACATTTTAAGACAGACGAACTAAAACATCTAAGTTTTACAGATGATGTTGTAAGTGCCATTAAAAAGATTCCGCAAGAAAAGCTGGTTGTTTTAGATAATATCAAATTAGGAACTGGTGACGACGTTATCAAAATTTATCAGGATTTTGAAAATGATATTTATAATGCCTTAAAAGAAGGGCTTTCTAAAATCACAAAATACAAGCGCTTAATTTTGGTGTACCCAGACAAGGCCGTTTATCCTTATCCGAGACGAATTTTGCACGGATTCCGAAAATTCTGTGTGGAGCATGAAATCAATTTTGAAATCTTAAGCGAGGTTTATGATGACATGATCCTTAAAAAAGGAGATTTATTTATCACAATTGAAGAATCTGATCTTGTAAATTTAATGAAGCAGATTCGTGATGAAGAATTTGTTTTAGGCAAAGAAATTGGGGTTATATCTTATAATGACACCCCACTGAAAGAATTGTTGGGCATTACTGTAATGTCTACCGACTTTAATGTTATGGGAGAAACAGCCGCGCGAATGATCTTGAATAAAGAAAAAGGCCAGGTAAAAGTTCCTTTTAATTTTATTGACCGAAATTCTATATAA
- a CDS encoding histone H1 produces MKDLLVKINAEIETFKTEAESLTEKGIKAAGPRARKSTLEIEKLLKEFRKVSIEESKK; encoded by the coding sequence ATGAAAGATTTATTAGTAAAAATCAACGCCGAAATTGAAACATTCAAAACTGAAGCTGAATCTTTGACTGAAAAAGGAATTAAAGCTGCTGGACCAAGAGCACGTAAATCGACTTTAGAAATCGAAAAACTTTTAAAAGAGTTCAGAAAAGTTTCTATCGAAGAATCAAAAAAATAA
- a CDS encoding DUF4861 domain-containing protein has protein sequence MKKRVLFYIPIVLFTALLTSCKVSQSVSEKTIILKNSSSLVLSQKAIAIKRENIGEKNIKGTFPILLFKTDTIPAQTNDLNGDGKWDELFFTADFLPNEEKNIQLKWSETDPKFTIKTSVRFGKREGKNLPVHPDTQEVLMANQVHKKLGYQKYQTDGPTWENDKVGFRHYLDGRNSKDVFGKKLPAITPENVGINSKGAVEDNYHVMYDWGRDIFPVGNSVGLGGYALLIDNKINRLGILGNDTINNVEKTTFKIAAEGPVNSVLSYHYQNWSASGNLYQVQETTSIWPGMYGYKNTVSINGIKGTETFLAAISNLNNKNPLQVIEAGDWVCLIQHDYLTYERQWILGTAILVPADLYQGYIEAPKTGQLTDSYLAKLKVENNKEISYYAIAAWELSADKGFSDSAFFTNYVTNLAKQLSVKITVTAK, from the coding sequence ATGAAAAAAAGAGTATTATTTTATATTCCAATTGTTTTATTTACAGCTTTACTCACTAGCTGTAAAGTTTCTCAAAGCGTATCAGAAAAAACAATTATCCTTAAAAACAGCAGTTCTCTAGTGCTTTCGCAAAAGGCAATTGCTATCAAAAGGGAAAACATCGGAGAAAAAAATATAAAAGGAACGTTTCCGATACTGCTTTTTAAAACAGATACAATTCCGGCACAGACAAACGATCTTAATGGCGATGGAAAATGGGATGAACTTTTCTTTACGGCTGACTTTTTGCCAAACGAAGAAAAAAACATTCAGTTAAAATGGTCCGAGACAGATCCAAAATTTACCATAAAAACCAGTGTTCGTTTTGGAAAACGAGAAGGAAAAAATCTTCCTGTCCATCCAGACACGCAGGAAGTTCTAATGGCCAATCAGGTTCATAAAAAACTTGGGTACCAAAAATATCAGACAGACGGACCAACTTGGGAAAATGATAAGGTTGGCTTTAGGCATTATTTGGACGGAAGAAATTCAAAAGATGTTTTCGGGAAAAAACTTCCAGCCATAACGCCAGAAAATGTAGGCATAAACAGTAAAGGTGCCGTTGAGGATAATTATCATGTGATGTACGATTGGGGTAGAGATATTTTTCCTGTTGGAAATTCGGTAGGTCTCGGAGGTTACGCGTTACTAATTGACAATAAAATAAACAGACTTGGAATTTTAGGAAATGATACTATCAATAATGTAGAAAAAACGACTTTTAAAATTGCGGCTGAAGGACCTGTAAATTCGGTTTTAAGCTATCACTATCAAAATTGGAGTGCCTCTGGAAACTTGTATCAAGTGCAGGAAACAACTTCGATCTGGCCCGGAATGTACGGTTACAAAAATACGGTTTCGATAAACGGAATTAAAGGGACGGAAACCTTTCTGGCGGCAATTTCGAATTTAAACAATAAAAACCCGTTGCAGGTTATTGAAGCTGGAGATTGGGTTTGCTTAATTCAGCACGATTACCTCACTTACGAGCGCCAGTGGATTTTGGGAACTGCCATTCTAGTTCCAGCAGATCTTTATCAAGGTTATATAGAGGCTCCTAAAACTGGACAGCTGACAGATTCGTATTTGGCAAAATTAAAAGTAGAAAACAATAAAGAGATTAGCTATTATGCTATTGCAGCTTGGGAATTGAGTGCAGATAAAGGCTTTAGTGATTCCGCTTTTTTTACCAACTACGTGACCAATTTGGCCAAACAGCTTTCCGTAAAAATAACAGTAACGGCTAAATAA
- a CDS encoding DUF1254 domain-containing protein: MKKTVLIIMFAGLLSVSCKQSPKDEATATGTSPAPTDQDIVGGYPTAESTEKLNDELYFQRATQVYLWALPAVNMYAMKEGLGKISGEGYNVISVFEKRLKPRTVITTPNSDVIYALGFADLSKTGPLVLEVPPMLQGILDDFWHRPLAGPAKPDGTTYLGDIGLPGPDKGKGGKYLVIPSDYKGTVDDKNYFVFRCKTNGLFIFQRGFFQSVDDLSPGVKSVEGIKVYPLNGEKKPMSFKHVSDVPSNSLFAHDFSYFEMLDRFIQSDKIDDVDPYMHGMLEAIGIKKGEAFKPTEKQKEILDRAAKTAWKMAKNVAGNYDKEKDAIWWADRKWIAHGKTKLDDFMHTLLDEEYRNRITKHTDVNAKIQMYINHYSISSGMMSSIPGLGAKYGNAYKDKDGNFLMGENTYKITFPANPPAGLFWSLTLYDAETASGVDAKDQVYPSLNSMNKLIYNPDKSVTFIVSPEKPSGDANWLKTVPGKGWFALFRFYGPKQEFFDRKYKPGDFEKVN; the protein is encoded by the coding sequence ATGAAAAAAACAGTCTTAATTATAATGTTTGCTGGTTTGCTGTCCGTAAGCTGCAAACAATCGCCTAAAGATGAAGCCACTGCTACTGGCACTTCTCCTGCTCCTACAGATCAGGACATTGTAGGCGGATATCCAACGGCTGAATCTACTGAAAAACTAAATGACGAATTGTATTTTCAGAGAGCCACTCAGGTATATTTATGGGCATTGCCAGCTGTAAATATGTATGCTATGAAAGAAGGTTTGGGTAAAATATCTGGTGAAGGGTATAATGTTATTTCTGTTTTTGAAAAAAGATTAAAACCTAGAACAGTTATCACAACTCCAAATTCTGATGTAATTTATGCTCTCGGATTTGCCGATTTGAGCAAAACAGGCCCTTTAGTTCTAGAGGTTCCTCCGATGCTGCAGGGAATATTAGATGATTTTTGGCACAGACCTCTTGCAGGTCCGGCAAAACCAGATGGTACGACTTATTTAGGAGATATTGGTCTTCCTGGCCCTGATAAAGGAAAAGGCGGCAAATATTTAGTGATTCCTTCCGATTATAAAGGTACTGTAGATGACAAAAATTATTTTGTTTTCAGATGTAAAACAAACGGACTTTTTATTTTTCAGCGCGGTTTCTTTCAGTCGGTTGATGATCTTTCGCCTGGTGTAAAATCTGTTGAAGGAATAAAGGTGTATCCTCTTAACGGAGAAAAGAAACCTATGAGTTTTAAGCACGTTTCGGATGTACCTTCAAATTCATTGTTTGCCCATGATTTCAGCTATTTTGAAATGTTGGACAGATTTATACAAAGCGATAAAATAGATGATGTTGATCCTTATATGCATGGTATGTTAGAAGCTATCGGCATCAAAAAAGGAGAAGCTTTTAAACCTACAGAAAAACAAAAAGAAATTTTGGACAGAGCGGCTAAAACGGCTTGGAAAATGGCTAAAAATGTGGCTGGAAATTACGATAAAGAAAAAGATGCCATCTGGTGGGCAGACCGCAAATGGATTGCTCATGGCAAAACTAAACTTGATGATTTCATGCATACGCTTCTAGACGAAGAATACCGCAATAGAATAACAAAACATACAGATGTGAATGCTAAAATTCAGATGTACATTAACCATTATTCAATAAGTTCTGGAATGATGTCTTCTATTCCGGGTCTTGGTGCAAAATATGGAAATGCTTATAAAGATAAAGACGGCAATTTTCTGATGGGCGAAAACACTTATAAGATTACTTTTCCTGCAAATCCGCCAGCAGGTTTATTCTGGTCACTTACGCTTTATGACGCTGAAACAGCATCGGGAGTAGATGCAAAGGATCAAGTTTATCCGTCTTTGAATTCTATGAACAAACTAATTTACAATCCTGATAAATCGGTGACTTTTATCGTTAGTCCAGAAAAACCATCAGGAGACGCCAACTGGCTGAAAACAGTTCCAGGCAAAGGCTGGTTTGCACTCTTCCGTTTCTACGGACCGAAACAAGAGTTTTTTGACCGAAAATATAAACCTGGAGATTTTGAAAAAGTAAACTAA
- a CDS encoding transporter: protein MKLRSYIICLLSCCCWTSVFSQSDTDRKTSVEEMSKKRQDPVSGLRSVFLQEVLLPVGDGMASSFSVQPVYPFKLGTNLKLITYTIIPFQSLPSITADATCEAGMGNILFNGYFSSITKKGKFSWGIGPAMQIPTRTNAALGSNRLSLGPTALLYYAGDKFSLGTVVQNYWSLGGDEDNKVSAGSLQYVAYYNFSQGWFIESNATIVANWLAPSHDKWLVPIGGGPGKTFQIGSKSKLFYSAAAQGFYNVEKPSYVGNWQAIIQFQVIF from the coding sequence ATGAAACTAAGATCGTATATTATATGCCTTTTATCATGCTGTTGCTGGACGTCAGTTTTCAGCCAGTCTGATACGGATCGTAAAACGTCTGTTGAAGAAATGAGCAAAAAAAGACAAGATCCCGTGAGTGGTCTGCGTAGTGTTTTTCTACAGGAAGTATTGCTTCCTGTAGGAGACGGTATGGCAAGTTCGTTTTCTGTACAGCCTGTTTATCCTTTTAAACTTGGGACAAATTTAAAGCTTATTACTTATACCATTATTCCGTTTCAGTCCTTACCTTCTATTACGGCAGACGCTACCTGCGAAGCTGGAATGGGAAATATTCTCTTCAACGGTTATTTTTCGAGTATTACTAAAAAAGGAAAATTCAGTTGGGGAATTGGGCCTGCCATGCAGATTCCGACTCGCACCAATGCTGCACTGGGAAGCAATCGCTTAAGTCTTGGCCCAACTGCCTTATTGTACTACGCTGGCGATAAATTTTCTCTCGGAACTGTTGTCCAAAACTATTGGTCGCTTGGCGGCGATGAAGATAACAAGGTTAGTGCAGGAAGTCTCCAGTATGTGGCATATTATAACTTTTCGCAAGGCTGGTTTATAGAAAGCAATGCTACTATTGTAGCCAACTGGCTGGCTCCTAGCCACGATAAATGGCTGGTTCCTATTGGCGGCGGTCCCGGCAAAACTTTTCAGATTGGATCTAAAAGCAAATTATTTTATTCTGCCGCAGCTCAGGGTTTTTACAACGTAGAAAAACCCAGTTATGTAGGCAATTGGCAAGCTATCATTCAGTTTCAGGTTATTTTTTAA
- a CDS encoding rhamnogalacturonan acetylesterase produces the protein MKKYIILTFLITTVCFAQKTSLYCIGDSTMANKKDPEKNPEHGWAQVLQPFFSENVTVINKAVNGRSTRSFINEKRWDSVYNKLKKGDYVFIEFGHNDQKIEDSARYTNPHTAYRYNLIRFVKESREKGAIPVLLTSISRRNFNEKGVLVPTHGDYPLETRLVAQEYNVPFIDLEYYTELLEQSYGPEKSKQLHLHFKAGENAFYDKDKADDTHLSLLGANKIAEIVINQIKLSKDASLKNLKNGIK, from the coding sequence ATGAAAAAATACATCATCCTAACATTCCTAATCACCACAGTTTGTTTTGCTCAAAAAACATCCTTGTATTGCATTGGCGACTCTACAATGGCAAATAAGAAAGACCCCGAAAAAAATCCAGAACACGGATGGGCGCAGGTATTGCAACCATTTTTCAGTGAAAATGTAACCGTAATCAATAAAGCTGTAAACGGACGAAGCACCAGAAGCTTTATCAACGAAAAACGCTGGGATTCAGTTTATAACAAATTGAAAAAAGGAGATTATGTTTTTATTGAATTTGGGCATAACGACCAGAAAATAGAAGACTCTGCGCGTTACACAAATCCGCATACCGCTTACAGATACAATCTCATTCGTTTTGTAAAAGAAAGCAGAGAAAAAGGAGCAATTCCGGTATTGTTGACTTCAATTAGCAGACGTAATTTTAACGAGAAAGGCGTTTTAGTGCCCACACATGGCGATTATCCTTTAGAAACCCGATTGGTTGCGCAAGAATACAATGTGCCTTTTATAGATTTAGAATATTACACCGAATTATTGGAGCAGTCTTATGGGCCAGAAAAATCAAAACAGCTTCATCTTCATTTCAAAGCAGGAGAGAATGCTTTTTATGATAAAGACAAAGCTGATGATACGCACCTTTCATTATTAGGAGCAAATAAAATTGCTGAAATTGTAATTAACCAAATTAAGCTTTCGAAAGATGCTTCATTAAAGAATCTTAAAAACGGAATTAAGTAA
- a CDS encoding glycoside hydrolase family 28 protein, protein MNIKYLLLLLITSVCFAQNTDFPSAKVDSIVKNIKLPEIPSFQINVTKLGAKGDSVSDNKKAFDKAMALCKKNSGGTIIVPKGIYKINGPIHFVSNVNLKLEKGAKIKFSDNPKDYLPMVLTSWEGTMLYNYSPLIYANNCTNIAISGEGIMDGEGGKTWKTFKAKENEGKSRSRDMNHNKVPLSERKFGEGYFLRPQMIQFLNCKNILVENIRIENSPFWCLHLLKSESITIRGISYKSLNHNNDGIDPEYAKDVLIENVTFDNGDDNVAIKAGRDHEGRANTATPSQNIVIRNCNFKGLHGVVIGSEMSAGVQNVFVENCKTAGYLKRGIYLKTNADRGGYIKNIFVRNIQLDQVEDCLYITSNYHGEGKGYQSDISNVYFSDITCNKASESGIVIQGFADKKIKNISLKNIEIKEAKNALSNENAENVLMTDVFIGKRATVPTAVSK, encoded by the coding sequence ATGAATATAAAATACCTTCTCTTACTACTAATCACCAGCGTATGTTTTGCACAAAACACAGATTTCCCATCAGCAAAAGTCGATTCTATTGTAAAGAACATAAAGCTTCCAGAAATTCCTTCTTTTCAAATCAATGTGACGAAATTAGGAGCAAAAGGAGATTCTGTTTCAGACAATAAAAAGGCTTTTGATAAGGCAATGGCATTGTGCAAAAAGAACAGCGGAGGAACGATTATTGTTCCAAAAGGAATCTACAAAATAAACGGCCCGATTCATTTTGTGAGCAACGTTAATCTGAAGCTCGAAAAAGGAGCAAAAATAAAATTCAGCGACAATCCAAAAGACTATCTTCCAATGGTTTTAACCAGCTGGGAAGGAACGATGCTTTACAATTACAGTCCGCTTATTTATGCTAATAATTGCACTAATATTGCCATTTCTGGCGAAGGCATTATGGATGGCGAAGGAGGGAAGACTTGGAAGACCTTTAAAGCAAAAGAGAACGAAGGCAAAAGCCGAAGCCGTGACATGAATCATAATAAGGTGCCATTGAGCGAAAGAAAATTTGGAGAAGGCTATTTTTTGAGACCGCAGATGATTCAGTTTCTCAATTGCAAAAATATTTTAGTAGAAAATATCAGAATCGAAAATTCGCCATTCTGGTGTCTGCACCTTTTAAAATCAGAAAGCATCACCATTCGCGGGATAAGCTATAAATCGCTAAATCATAACAACGACGGAATCGATCCCGAATATGCCAAAGACGTTTTAATTGAAAATGTCACTTTTGACAATGGAGACGATAATGTGGCCATAAAAGCGGGAAGAGATCATGAAGGAAGGGCCAACACAGCAACGCCAAGCCAAAATATTGTCATTAGAAACTGTAATTTTAAAGGATTGCACGGAGTTGTGATCGGGAGCGAAATGTCGGCTGGAGTTCAGAATGTTTTTGTAGAAAACTGTAAAACAGCGGGATATTTAAAAAGAGGAATTTATCTAAAAACCAATGCCGATCGCGGAGGATATATTAAAAATATATTTGTTAGAAATATTCAATTAGACCAAGTAGAAGACTGCCTTTACATTACATCAAATTATCATGGAGAAGGAAAAGGCTATCAATCGGATATATCAAATGTATATTTTTCGGATATCACTTGCAATAAAGCATCTGAATCAGGGATTGTAATTCAAGGATTCGCAGATAAAAAAATCAAGAACATATCATTAAAAAACATAGAAATAAAAGAAGCTAAAAATGCGCTGTCGAACGAAAATGCTGAAAATGTATTGATGACAGATGTGTTTATAGGTAAGCGAGCAACAGTACCGACAGCCGTTTCTAAGTAG